One segment of Panicum virgatum strain AP13 chromosome 3K, P.virgatum_v5, whole genome shotgun sequence DNA contains the following:
- the LOC120698726 gene encoding pentatricopeptide repeat-containing protein At2g30780-like isoform X1 has product MSRRPGSLIPLLRRRGLHDSPTHRSFASVSVPPDAIPSTSSPWPPHSPPPTPPPTDPDGTRWSASWSPASPPLPPFTAAQLRSAVSSIAASLLALPEPDPNPAPDLHAHSFPTLLAVSPLASLELLSLLRPRPRLGLAVFSFRRELSPAPTLGEFALAISLASCARDPAAAAALFADAAAAHSPDQALYNALMAAYMHSGLLDSCLEAFHALERDPRCGPPNVDSYNILIALFGRSLLVDHMEATLRSLDASGHPRTIGTYNAIIAGYLTAWMWDKMEAVFQEMLSGHIVPDTTTHLLMLRGYAHAGMIYKMERAYERAYKHAGKVDNVHIRAMLSAYCKFDHVDRIQKIEELLQRLGPDDYRPWLYVLLIRVYAQEGLLEGMELRIAEALERNVIVTTVQVMRSIISSYFHSDAVDKLACFVRQAEEAGWKLCRSLYHCKMVMYGKHQRLEEMHGVLDEMECFKFDRTKKTFWIMHKAYVSCGRRTEANTILGMMWKHGFGLPKNVSVQQHDLSAPPIGDNFSF; this is encoded by the exons atgTCCCGCCGCCCCGGCTCCCTCattcccctgctccgccgccgcggcctccacgACTCCCCAACCCACCGGTCCTTCGCCTCCGTCTCCGTCCCACCCGACGCGATcccctccacctcctcgccgtggccgccgcacTCCCCACCTCCTACTCCGCCGCCGACCGATCCCGACGGGACGCGGTGGTCCGCGTCTTGgtcccccgcctcgccgccgctcccgccctTCACTGCCGCTCAGCTCCGCTCTGCCGTCTCCTCgatcgccgcctccctcctcgcccTCCCGGAGCCTGATCCAAACCCGGCGCCCGACCTCCACGCCCACTCCTTCCCGACCCTCCTCGCCGTCTCACCGCTCGCATCGCTCGAGCTTCTCTCGCTGCTCCGGCCCAGGCCGCGGCTCGGCCTCGCGGTGTTCTCATTTCGCCGCGAGCTCTCCCCGGCCCCCACACTCGGCGAGTTCGCCCTCGCTATCTCGCTCGCGAGCTGCGCCCGCGACCCCGCCGCGGCTGCTGCGCTCTTTGCCGACGCCGCTGCCGCTCACTCCCCGGACCAGGCGCTGTACAACGCCCTCATGGCGGCGTACATGCACAGCGGCCTCCTGGACAGCTGCCTCGAGGCCTTCCATGCGCTGGAACGCGACCCGCGGTGCGGGCCGCCTAATGTGGACTCGTACAACATCCTCATCGCCCTCTTCGGTCGCTCCCTCCTCGTTGACCACATGGAGGCCACGCTCAGGTCGCTGGATGCTTCTGGGCATCCCCGCACGATTGGTACGTATAATGCAATCATCGCCGGATACCTTACTGCGTGGATGTGGGACAAAATGGAAGCAGTGTTCCAGGAAATGTTGTCGGGTCATATTGTTCCTGATACTACTACGCATCTGTTGATGCTGAGAGGATATGCGCATGCTGGGATGATATACAAAATGGAGCGAGCTTATGAGCGTGCTTACAAGCATGCTGGAAAAGTTGACAATGTGCATATACGTGCAATGCTAAGCGCATACTGCAAGTTTGACCATGTAGATAGGATTCAAAAGATCGAGGAGTTGTTGCAGAGGTTGGGTCCTGATGACTACAGGCCATGGCTATATGTGTTGTTAATTAGGGTGTATGCTCAGGAGGGGTTGCTTGAAGGGATGGAGCTGCGGATCGCCGAGGCACTGGAACGCAATGTCATTGTCACCACCGTACAGGTGATGCGGTCCATCATATCAAGCTATTTTCATTCCGATGCGGTCGACAAACTCGCATGTTTTGTCCGGCAGGCGGAGGAGGCTGGGTGGAAGCTGTGCCGGAGCTTGTACCACTGCAAAATGGTGATGTATGGGAAGCACCAGCGGCTGGAAGAGATGCATGGGGTTTTGGATGAGATGGAATGTTTTAAATTTGACAGGACAAAGAAGACATTTTGGATCATGCACAAGGCATATGTTAGTTGTGGGCGAAGGACTGAGGCAAATACTATACTCGGCATGATGTGGAAGCACGGATTTGGACTTCCTAAGAATGTATCTGTTCAACAACAT GATCTTTCTGCTCCACCTATTGGGGATAATTTTTCTTTCTGA
- the LOC120698726 gene encoding proline-rich protein 36-like isoform X2 has translation MSRRPGSLIPLLRRRGLHDSPTHRSFASVSVPPDAIPSTSSPWPPHSPPPTPPPTDPDGTRWSASWSPASPPLPPFTAAQLRSAVSSIAASLLALPEPDPNPAPDLHAHSFPTLLAVSPLASLELLSLLRPRPRLGLAVFSFRRELSPAPTLGEFALAISLASCARDPAAAAALFADAAAAHSPDQALYNALMAAYMHSGLLDSCLEAFHALERDPRCGPPNVDSYNILIALFGRSLLVDHMEATLRSLDASGHPRTIGGVA, from the exons atgTCCCGCCGCCCCGGCTCCCTCattcccctgctccgccgccgcggcctccacgACTCCCCAACCCACCGGTCCTTCGCCTCCGTCTCCGTCCCACCCGACGCGATcccctccacctcctcgccgtggccgccgcacTCCCCACCTCCTACTCCGCCGCCGACCGATCCCGACGGGACGCGGTGGTCCGCGTCTTGgtcccccgcctcgccgccgctcccgccctTCACTGCCGCTCAGCTCCGCTCTGCCGTCTCCTCgatcgccgcctccctcctcgcccTCCCGGAGCCTGATCCAAACCCGGCGCCCGACCTCCACGCCCACTCCTTCCCGACCCTCCTCGCCGTCTCACCGCTCGCATCGCTCGAGCTTCTCTCGCTGCTCCGGCCCAGGCCGCGGCTCGGCCTCGCGGTGTTCTCATTTCGCCGCGAGCTCTCCCCGGCCCCCACACTCGGCGAGTTCGCCCTCGCTATCTCGCTCGCGAGCTGCGCCCGCGACCCCGCCGCGGCTGCTGCGCTCTTTGCCGACGCCGCTGCCGCTCACTCCCCGGACCAGGCGCTGTACAACGCCCTCATGGCGGCGTACATGCACAGCGGCCTCCTGGACAGCTGCCTCGAGGCCTTCCATGCGCTGGAACGCGACCCGCGGTGCGGGCCGCCTAATGTGGACTCGTACAACATCCTCATCGCCCTCTTCGGTCGCTCCCTCCTCGTTGACCACATGGAGGCCACGCTCAGGTCGCTGGATGCTTCTGGGCATCCCCGCACGATTG GAGGGGTTGCTTGA